The Siniperca chuatsi isolate FFG_IHB_CAS linkage group LG17, ASM2008510v1, whole genome shotgun sequence genomic sequence TCCAGAAAATTCTTGGAACTGCCTCCTCTGAGCAGAAGAGtctgttcctgctgctgaaatGAAAAGTGCAGCTGTGAGCTCAGTGGTGCAGACAGCATTACATCATTCTCACCCCCATGTAACATCAAGTTTGAGAGGAACTTGCAAACTTTATAATTAGTGTTATCTGAAATCAGAAAGGGATTATAAGGTTGTCCAAAATAACATTGGACCAGAGAATTTTAGCAACAGCTCTGTTTGCTCTTAAACACCCCTGAATACCCATGGTGCATCAGCACAGGTGTGCTCTGTTATTTGGGCTGATTAGACTTTTTCTCAGGAACAtctatgtgtgaaaaaaaacatgcctGATTGACAACTCTCTAAAGTGCTTGTAAGATTTGCAGGCTGGATAAATTATTCTTCTGACCTCAGTTCATCTGCAGCAGAGACCCGCCCACgttcaaactgaaaaaaggGTCTAATTAgcttaagtgaaaacacctgcaACACCTTTCACAATGTACCTTGTGGAATTTAattgtaaacacattttttaaaaattcacatTTCCTCACAAATGCATTGTGTTGTGTGGCATAAAAACACTTGGACTAccttataaaacatttgcaaagccaaatTTGTGGATGTTTTAAAGTTTGGTGGATGGGGCTATACTACAACAAGGACACCAACCTCTTTTTGAAACAGTTgtttagaaagagagagatttgtgcatgatttgtttttcttctgagAAAACAtacaagaaaaacatgtttatatgaTCTCGATCCTTAAATCCTCTGTAGTTATCGGACACATACGATGTGTTGCCATCTTCCTTCACTCAGTAAAAGTTTGCCTCCTCAACTAATAGCAGGGGTAAGAAGGATCAGATAGCAGGGTGCCCACTCCCATGTCATATAATATGACATATCCACATGTCAACACCTACAGTAACAATCACTACATAAATGATATTGCTATGGtatgttttgtaataaaaatgataataattcACTTTCACTTAATATTCCACAAACATCCAACCTCAAAATGTTGTTATTTAGTAAGCAAATGTATTATGCAAAGGCTGACTCATGCTTTAATAATGCACCCACCataatgcatttcattttcgGGCCTGCGATTGTTACAGACGTGTTGGTATTAACACATGCAAATATCTTTTGGAACTAATCAATCTGTGACAAATTTTGTAACccttttggttgtttttttgtttttgtctttactaCATTTGAAGCACATTCCAGTCCCTCAGAAGGTAAATCAAATGactaataatacaatgtaaaataaatgaaaatgaattactATCAAACTAATATCAACCTAAGTTCTCAATTTCTGTTCTCGTGTATTCCAAATGAACACTTTGAGTAATTAgtgggtaaaaataaaaataaaagtttgaacATCTCAAATGAAGAGCAGCACTGTGACCCTGATGTATTTCTCTAAGTGCTTAAGTCAAGTAGTTAATGCAAATTACCAAAATGAATCAATTTAATCAAAGTCAAGAGTATATCCCCTACAATTAATTTTGTAAAACGTGCAGTGTAAATATGTATCTCAAACAGGACCATACCATCTGAAAAATGTGACTGCTCCTTTGtataaatacagataaaacaaagtatgtatatttttgaaaGAAATATCAAGTACCTAAACTACTTGATgaaaacagttttacagacaagACCATGGagatttaaaattaaacaagattttattgtatttttctcccccaaaatgtattttgacacaggcatttttaatttgcactATAAGCTGCCATCTCATTTTACTCAAAGAACAGAAGTTAGCACTGAACCACCGATTTTGAATTATGTACAAACTTGCTTTCTAACCACTGCTTTAATTCCCACAAGTGTGTTAAATGAgcaaatatgatttaaaaaagcaaataggAGGCTGGAACCAGGCAAGCTTTATTGGTTTTAAACTTAGCAAAACACTGCTGGCAGATAAAAACCACACTCCTGTAAATAGCACATTTGCAGGAATGATGAAAACAAACTATTCAAACTCACATGAATTATACGGTCGGTTTTTGACAGGTATTGAGTCAGTGAAATGTCATTGGACTCAAAACATACATGACCATGTAAACTTCTCTACCTTTATAATGTAAACTCGTCTTGGGTAGACTGCATACAGCGTGTTCAGTATGAATATTTACACCTTAATCACAGTTTGAAGAAATGTCTGCTTTGAACAAAGGAAGTAAACACTTCAAAAAGCGGTTCACTGCATCAGAGCTCTGCTTCACTGCTGTGATGTCCTCAGAAAACACTGTTGGTTCTGATTTATTtgtatcagaaaaaaaaaactcctcaGAAGTCAgctacataaatatatttctgtgtatgtctgtttgtgtgtctgtggtggtTGTGTGTGCTCACTACACAGCATGAATGCTCAGCTTTggcaattaaaataaacatctcAAAACATCTGCAAAAGCTCTCATACTCATATATTAAATGATTTCCTATTTAATTTCCACATAGCAAATATTCATAAAAGATGCTAACACCGCAGTTAATTTGCtacactgtttttctttaacagtACCACAGATTGTAAGCTTAACATTTTTCCCCGAAGGTCTAAAAATGGCTACAAACAATGTCCTATGCTGGGCACGATTGTTAATATGCtacaaaaacaagcaatcttTAAGTGTGTCACTTTAAGTCACTGTGCAACATGAGAACTTCAATGGGAATCAAACTGAAAATCTCCTGTTGTCAATGtaattttgtctgtgtgtagatATAAGAAATGTCAATCAACCAatacaaaagtatgtggacacccctgattgttttgtcaactgtgATTTTCAAGTTCGAGAATGACCTGTTAACCTCAACTTTTGAGTCAACATTGATAGGAGGTGATAGAGGTGCTCATAATCAGCATCACTACAGTTCAATGGGACCTAAACTTAATCGGCTAATGAAGGCCATGTGATACGATCctcctaaatcttacacactggatCTTTAAATGTGGGAAAATAATTCTGTCATACAAACTCCGGTCTCCGGTGTCAAAGTCAAACAATTTATATGCCCCCCACCAACGTCCTCCCTGTAACTTTTTTGCTGCGCTATAAGAATGTCACATGACTTCTGTCAAGTAATTTTAAGCTGCTggtaaaaaacaataaatattttttgctgGGGAGTCTGCAGTATAATTTTACCTGGGGCCCTGTGGTATATTAATCTTGCCATGGTTGacacttttaaaagttttcgGTGGCTCAATGGATACTGGAGAGTGGCCGGACTATTCCCATCCCCATTCTCACTAAACACATTGGCTGAACTTTCAGGTATTTCCAATCAAATTATATTAGACAACATTTCTTGAATTAGCCTTTCCTCTTATCACAAGACAAAGGATCTTTCACCtctgaaataaatcaataagGATATTGTCTGGACCCAAACGTGTGTGAAAAGACGTATCATTTTTCTCCAATTAATGGTAGCTGAGctaattacattaataatagaTTCAAACTGGAGGTAAATCGGAATGCAAAGCCATCTGTCACAGTGCACTCAGGTTTTCAGTTTGCTTCTCATGTAAGCTCATGTTCATCAAAGTGACATGTCTGTACTTCTACGTATTCTTTATATAAACCTTCTAATCCTTATGTAAAACCAGGAAGAGTTAGATTCCATTTCAAATCTGTCAATTCAGGAAGCACATCgtcattcaaacaaacaaaaataaactttacttttttgAATTGGGAGTTGATCATTCTGAGTCAAACTCCAAACTGTCAGGAATAATATTGACATGATGGAAGTTGGCATGAAAATAGTGCTCAAAGCCTGAAACTTTCCACTGACAGTCTACCATTATTATCACATATTTTGTAATCAGTCAGGTACTGAGCAGTATAGTCAACAGATAAGTCAAGTTTTTctgcaatgttttattttgttttaagaactgattggattaaaatggaATGCAATCAAAACCTGGCTTTAAGGGTTCTGGTTTCTCATATCTGCGTGCATCATTACATACACCATTAGATTTAATCACTTCCGTGGCAACTGCATCAAAACTCCAAGGCAGCCATTTTGATTGTACCATAGGGATGATCACCGTGGAAACAGACATTCCCTATTCGGCCAATGCTAATTTGACAGAAACCTCCTGAAGCTCCCACAGAAGTTTTCCAACTGCGCTCGGCACTTTAAAAAGTCTCACAGTTACGTCTTGGGTTTCATtcctcaaaatgttgaacattcATCCCCAAAGCTTCCCTCTCAAAATACAAACAGCTTAGAAAATTCAATAGCTAAAACAcctaaaacatactgtaatatttacACCCGATGATAGAGGTACAAGATTACGTTTTTGTAACACTTGTTTCAGCAAGAATGTAGGAGAGGGGAAGAAGAATTTCTATACAGTTGAAGTATAAATCTCTATGCATATACAGTTAATCTCCGATTGTGTATATAATAGTTGTGTTTGTAGGTCATGGTACATGGGCAAAAGTTGTAAGCAATACTGATTATTAATAATATGGACATTCTTTATCATATTGGTATTTTTCCTGTATCTTTTCAAATATAGTTTTTCATGAATAGGGTTGGGAAGTAAtataatacacaaaataaaagtggaaattGGACAAAAGTATAGTTACTAATTAAACTATTAAATTTGACAATATTGAATAGGGCTGGGAAATATggtctaaaaataaaatgttgatatattttcagttttcatgtgaataatgttttcttaattaacattaacattaattaaataaattaataatataaataaaatcaaacatatttattaaaatCTGTACTGGCTAGTCATACGTGGGGGTTTGTTATCATTGGAGCAGTACATTACACTGCTGTCATTCTTAAATAGGTTTGGtgttcttttacttttatttgtgaTACAGATCATTTCTACAAAGTTGCACAGTAAACTGAACCCATATCATTCTGAGAGGACATTGCTGGCTTTTTTGGAAACTAGATAACATATTGTCTATGTTTGTTGCCATCTTGAGGCCCCTATACAGTGTGTGATTTTGGCAAAATTTGACAATAATGAGAGAAACGTGGTGAAATCTGACTGTTAATGCTAAGGCTTTCATGTGACAGCTGCTAGAAACCATGTCTACAAACCAATTAATCAGAATATGCAATGAAATATCATATACAatagtgtgaaaaagtgtttgcccccttcctgatttcttattttttttgcatgtttgtcacacttaaatgtttcagatcatcaaacaaaattaaatattagtcaaagataacacaagtaaacacaaaatgcagtttttaactgaaggttattattattaagggaaaacaaaatccaaacctacatggccctgtgtgaaatagtgattgccccctaaacctaataactggttgggccacccttagcagcaacaactgtaatcaagcgtttgcgataacttgcaatgagtcttttacagcgctgtggaggagctttggcccactcatctttgcagaattgttgtaattcagccacattggagggttttcgagcatgaactgcctttttaaaggtcacagcatctcaataggattcaggtcaggactttgactaggccactccaaagtcttcattttgttcttcttcagcctttgactaatatttaaatttgtttgatgatctgaaacatttaagtgtgacaaacatgcaaaaaaaaaaaaaaaaagaaatcaggaagggggcaaacactttttcacaccactgtatatctcTCAGCCATAATTACAACAGTATGAGCAGAATCAAATTTagacttttatatatttttctttatcacATTTTTGCATCCTGAATAAATCTCCACTACAGAACAGAActtgtttaaaaagttaatcACGTTCGTATGTGTTCactgtgttgtctgtgtgaTGTGTCACAAGCAACAGCCTCAAATTAGTTGAACTGGTCCATGTCTGACAGTCTTAACAACAATGCTTCACAAAGATAGTATTTGTTGTAGGGTTGTTTAATTGTAGATTGTGCTACTCGTACtgtacattgtttttacattgtataCCGACTACCTGTACTCTCCCtcataaataaatgcaacagTAACAGCAGTCTACTTTtgatttataatataatatatagtttttatagGGGTCGCTCTCATGGTTTCAACATTTAAGATGAATCAAGATGAAGTAACCTTCCCAACCATATCCACTGAATTACAAAAAGatgatagattttttttttcaatctaaGTTTTTTCAAAGAAATGCAGGTATCTTTAGTCCTTAGTTgatgaaaatataatacatttacagCCAGATATATTGTTtaactttttgttctttttgtgaACAGCGTTTTGGAAATGATTcagcttcctgtttcctgtgcTGCTTCACACTGTTGCCTGTGTATCACGGCCCTGATGATAAATGTACCCGTCAGAAACCCCACAAACGTCTTGTTGCTACTAATCATCGTATCCctcactcctctcctcccatGTTCCCTCCCAGCGTGTTAAAAGTTTTGTTAAGTGTCTCTCTTCGTCTCGGGCTCGGCATCAGCAGTGAGTCGTCCCTCCGCCCACCtgcctctcctcccctcccctcctcccctcttttctttcctcctctcttctctttttgaTCTCCTTAAACCTCCCTCCTTCATCCACTCTGCTGCATCCCTCCTCCCACACAATTTGAGCATACaggatttgtgtttgtatgtgtgttgtctTCAATCTAAGCCAATCTAATCCCCCCAGTTGTGTTTTCCCTCCCCTTCCCTGCGTATGTATCCTAGCATGGTGAGGCGCTCAttcgcatgtgtgtgtgatagcgGGGAGGAGGCACGGCTGAGGGTGGCGCGGCCATGGGCAGGGACTGGGGAGGGGGCCCGCTCGGGTGGGGGTGCGGCTGAGGGTAGGCGTGGGCATGGGATGCTCTGGGTAGGGTGGATGTGGCAGCCAGGTGTAGGGGGTGTGGgtaagaggaggaggtggaggaggaggaggccggCTGGAGCTGGTAGCTGGCCGCTGATGAAGGCCCAGAGGAAGAGGGCGTCGGCTGGGAGCTGCTGCCCCCCTTGGGTGGCTGCTGCGGAGGTGGAGTCTGGTTGAGCTGGATGGAGATGTCGGAGGAGACTTCAGACGCGCTGCGGCCCCGCTGTGGTGGAGGCCAGGAGTCTGGATGGAGGAACTGACCGCTGTAGTCGCTGCAGTCGGACATGCGGGGGCGGTACAGGGCGGGATGAGGCCTGTACAGCTCCTCCTCAGCATAACGCTTCATGAAGAGGTAAACGGACATCACTCCTGCACCCTGGGACAGAGACACATCGATACATACAAAGATACAATGGTTACTGCAATGTCATATATGTACTTTATCAAGTACATCTTCTGTAGATTCCTCCACTGgagtagtttttgtttttggtccaatttgttttcctttctaaCTGTTAGATACCGGGATAAAATGGTTAGTTAACGTTGGTGTTGTTCAGGATTcaggattttttaaataactgcacCCTTCCTAATAATCTGACTGGGCCTGCAAACCAGTGTTGATAAAGTGCTTTTCTACACCCTATGCAGCAGTGATGTAGCATGGCACTATAGTACCACATCGCATCACCCCTGGGTGTGGTTACAAGTACAACAGACATCACCAGACCACATCACCGCTGTGATGTTGGATGTGACTTTCAAACCACAGAGACCAACACATCTTTGCTTTTCCTCCTTCCAAAATCTAGTGTGTAGTTACTCTTTAGAGACTACTTCAATACcagctgaaaagcagtgtttcactgccctctcaAAGTTTGTTGCACCTCTGACTACACCCAGCATCCCTAATGGGTGTGGTGTGGTTAggctgtaaccacacccaacagttaTGTTATGGCGCACTGACACACCCTGCagtatacttctacttcactgcaAGGTGAGAAGCAACCAGGGTGCAACCCTGGAGAAGGTGTGGGTTCTTTCTAGcttttattactgtttttatgttgcttttatgcactgaatgtgtgtgtatttggtttTATCTCTCTTGTATTTTATTACTCCTGTAGGCActgttttacaaaacatttattgttcTATTTTgctcttattttgttttatgttattgttttatgtatattattatattgacaGTATATTGGGTGGATATACAAGACAAATTCCCCACTGGGAACCATGAAGTTTTCTTCTTAAAATTTCTAAACATTCTACAtgtttttaagttaaataaatagtttgacCCCTATTACCTACTGGCTGCAACTTTGTTTGTAAttggacattttataaacaGCTCTGGTTATATAGTTTAACAATGATTTAGACAATCATGTAAATAAAGTGGATctgatagataaataaatacatcaaaCAGTACTGAGAGTGTCTTTTGGGAAACAGAAATTGAGATGGACAGAGAAGAGACTCCTATTATTTCCATCCATGAAAACTCAGCATCTGTATTACCGGGAATCAAAACGAGCTGATGCAAAAAGCttttataaaacatcagaatcagCTCCATCCTCCTCCGTAAACAGCAAGACACCGCCACCAGGAGGGGAAAAAATTTAATGAATCCATAATAATTTTGCAAAGAGTTGACAAAAAGGCTTGGCGCTCCTCAGTGGAATGAGCCATTCATGTTTTCACTCGAGCATCCACTGAGCATTCACAACTCATTCACTATTCATCCACAGCATCATCGCTACAACCGCCTTTAAACTTTAGAATGctgataaatgtgtttgtgtgtgtgagagaaatagTGTGTTTGTCACAAATACCATGTTTTGCAGCTCCAGTGCAgattagaagaagaagaacagtgacaaaaaacagaaaaaaggaggaggaaaagaggggagAAGACAAGAGAAGACAGGAGGGAAGAAATGAAACAAGTGGAAGAGAatgggagaggagggaagacacaaaagaaaagaaaaggaggggagATAGGATGGAAGAACAGAGGAgataagagaagaagaaaagagaaggaaagagataaTAGAGGATTAGAGAGGGAAAAATGAAAGCAGAGAAGATAAAAGTAGAggacaagagaggaggaagaaataagataaaagaaaaagcaggcaaagaagaagagagaaggggagatgaagatgaagtggtagaggagaggaggaaagaaaagaagaagagagacaaagaggagaTAAGATGAAAGGACAGAAGgcaagaggagaggggaggagagcagaggagataAGAGAAGACAGAGGATTAAAGAACtgaagataaaagaaaaaaagaagagacaaGATAAAAGtagaggacacagagagagaagagactggaggagaaaagaggagtgaggaggaggaaagagatgaaaagagaggagTGAAGGATCGAGAAAAAGGAGTAGCAGAGCCCCCCCCCCAGCGAGGAATATTCTTATGCATATGAAGCTGTGCTGCGACAGAGCTGCTGCCCTCAAGTATTCAAGCTATTAACATTTATGAATATTGATGCAGGCAGGGTGACGGGCTCCTACGCAGgcactttttaaatgtgtgtgtgtttgtatttgtgtgtttagctGAATAAGTCTGCATTTCAGCAAGCTACAAgcaatttttgtgtgtgtgtgtgtgtgtgtgtgtgtgtgtgtgtttgtacacatcTGAGTGTCTTTAGCTAAACGTTTGTTGGTCGACATCCAAGACAGATTCCAAacaatctgtgtgtgcgtgtgtgtgtctgtgcacattAACTATTTTGTCAGTTACGTAGCGTCAGTAAATGTTAAGCATCAGTGCATATTAGTGTCACTGTGAactgctcagtgtgtgtttgtgtgtttacttgaacacatctgcagtgtgtgtgtttgtgtgtgtattttgtccATATGCACATTCAGTGTGTGATTACTTAAATGTGTCGCATGCATGCAGGCTTCCGCCTTTGTGCatttccaaatgtgttcatgcTTGACtacatctgagtgtgtgtgtgtgtgtgtgtgtgtgtgtgtgtgtgtgtgttttagtgtatTGTTATTCGATCACCTCTTTAAGCAGGAAGGAGGAGGCGGCGAAGGCAAAGGACCAGCCGTAGCGGTAGTGGAAGAACTGCTCTGGCTCTCTGGGTCGGTTCATCACCTCGTCATTAATACTGGAGATATACAAGACCAGACCAACCACCAGACTGagacctgcagacacacaaacacacatacacatgtattcATACTGTTATTACTACAAATACAGAGGGTTTTAACCTCAGGAGGGCCTTTCTCCAATTTGATTATCGAACTTTCACCTCTTGCAGATGTAAAAGGTGGCACAAGCTCTATCCATGATGCTCATCCTGCTGTGTGGCCCACAGCAGACACCGGTGCTCAGGCCTTAGGAATCTGCGTGCACACTATATAAACTCTGTGCTCTCTCTACAATCTACTGAGTCTTGAGATCCCCTGCTTGAGATATGATGTTTGTGACTCTAACTGAGTTGTGTATGAGAATTGAAACAGAAGAAGTCTCTTTATctatattttgacaaaaatatgaacatttgGAAAATACTGAGCATGCAGGTGGATAAATAAGTAGCTTTGCCATGGAACTTGGTCACTATAGACccttttcactgcagacattttaagCACAGGTGGAATTGATAACACatgggtgcacggtggcagagcggctaaagctcctgcctcccaataaggagatcgtgggttcgtgggatcgattcccggaccagaccaacatcacacaatctctctgggtggagtctgcatgtcctccccgtgttaccgtgggttctctccgggttctccggcttcctcccaccgtccaaagacatgcatgtgtgggTTAATTGatctctaaattgcccgtaatgaatgtgagagtgaatggttgtctgtccttgtctgtgtctgtgttagccctgcgacgagttggccactgtccagggtgtaccctgcctaaggcccaaagtcactgggataggctccagtcacccgcgacccctaacgggaccaagtggtagaaaatggatggatggatggaattgataacattcattttcaattcaattttatttatatagcgccaaatcataacagaagttatctcattgcacttttcctatggagcagatcgagaccgtactctttataatattatttacagagacccagcaaatcccaccatgagcaagcatttggcgacagtggcaagaaaaaacttcctttaagaggcagaaaccttggacagaaccagactcggtggtgggcggccatccgctgctgccgtgttaggttttgagagcgagagagaaaaagacattgATTTTAGGCGAGCCAGTCCAGCCAGTCCAGAGCTCACTCACtgacatggcttactgggacatttAATGAgctattgttaatgttattatttacacccGTGCGTTGCttttacaagtcaaaatgtgtgtgagtgtgccgTTTCAACAGTATTCAACAGACTTGGttgtttttggacttttgtCATTAAGCTAAATGATACTAACTGATAATTCCGTCTCTTATGCATCTAAttgattttgtctttctttgcatGCAAATAGCAGGATCTGGTCAGCTAAGCTTCACTCTCTAGTTGTTTACACACCTGATTTAAATCTTAGCTAACAGCCAGATCTCCGTCAAGGAAGACAGAAGATAAATTCATGCAGAAACTTTTAATTAAATGACTGTAGTTACACTTTAAACTACCAACTCTTCTCAGTGTTTAGGGTCAGATTCTAATATGCTTTCCCGAAATGAGAGTGACGTGTCGGCAGTTGTTCTGAATGGGTCCCTGACACCTGAACAGGGTCAAATGTAGGTTCAATATGTGTTCACTAAAAGTGCGTCATAGGTGCATTTTCCAGAGTGAAAGAGGTTTAATGCTATAAAGACTAAACAGTTCAGGCCACTAGAGATGCCAGACC encodes the following:
- the LOC122864783 gene encoding voltage-dependent calcium channel gamma-7 subunit-like — its product is MSSFSTRALTLLSSVFGACGLLLVGVAVSTDYWLLMEEGIVLQQNQTTEVKMALHSGLWRVCFVAGPEKGRCVAAEYFTEPEIEITTENTANILKMVRTATPFPMVSLLFVFTAFVISNIGHIRPQRTILAFVSGIFFILSGLSLVVGLVLYISSINDEVMNRPREPEQFFHYRYGWSFAFAASSFLLKEGAGVMSVYLFMKRYAEEELYRPHPALYRPRMSDCSDYSGQFLHPDSWPPPQRGRSASEVSSDISIQLNQTPPPQQPPKGGSSSQPTPSSSGPSSAASYQLQPASSSSTSSSYPHPLHLAATSTLPRASHAHAYPQPHPHPSGPPPQSLPMAAPPSAVPPPRYHTHMRMSASPC